TCCCTTCTTTTAAAGAATCATCAAAAGGCCGCTCCGCCTCTATAATCTTTTGCTCAAATTCTAAAAGTATTTCAGCATCCTCCGGTGTAGCCGCTCTTATAAACACTTCCATATCAAAAATTATTGCCACCTGGTTAGAAGTTCCGTGTTCTCTTCTGGCAAATCTTTAGCAAATTACTGATTTTATATTTATCAAAGGCCGAAGAAGCGGCTTATGCGTCCGATGATGGGAATTGCAATTCATCAGGGGATAATATCCGGCTGTTACAGAGAAATGCCCGACCTGTTAAAACACCTGATCCTTCCTGTATAAAAAGGCATTTATTAATCCGGATATAAAAGATATTTTGCCCGTATCGCTTTAAATTTCTGCAGCCCGGGTTCCCAGCTTTTTCGAATATCTGCTTCCGATACACCTGCTATGATCTGCTTTCGTAACTGGTTGGTACCAATGCGCAGATCAAAGGCGGATATATCCTGATTCGCTCTTCCGGGAGTGAAGAAACGGGCTTTATCCGGGTAGGCATTGTATAATTCAATGACCCATGCTAAATTAATCTGCCGACTTTGCCGAAGCTTGTTTATATCATAATTGCGCAGGTCCAGCCCATAACAAACGGTGTCCTTGTGATTGGGTCGCTCACTCATCCCGGAATACTTACCGGCTTGTACGAAAATGAATATTTGTCTTTCAACGCGGGTGCGCCCAATATGGTAAACGGCATATACGTTCCCCGGCCTTCATTAATAACTGTTCCTTCAAACATGCATAGGCTGGGAAAAAGCATTACAGCCTGCTGCGTATTTAAATTGGGCGAAGGATGTACGGGGAGTACGTACGGCATGGTATGATTGTAATGGGCAACTTTTATAATTTTTATTTTGCAGGGCTTTTTAAGATATCCTTCGCCGTTCAGATATTGCGCAAATTCTCCGATTGTCATACCATGGGTCATCGGTGTGTAGTGGATTCCAATGGCCGATTTAAATCGGTCTTCCGTCATCACCGGGCCGTCTACTACATATCCGTTAGGATTTGGCCGGTCAAGGATGAGCAGTTCTTTACCGTTTTCGGCACAGGCCTCCATCACATATTCAAGTGTATTGATATTTGTATAATAGCGGCAGCCCACGTCCTGAATATCAAAGACCATAAGGTCGATATCAGCCAGTTGTTCTTTAGTTGGCTTCTCGTTTCTGCCATATAATGAAATGATTGGAATGCCCGTTTTAGCATCCTTTTCATCGCTCACCACCGCTCCATTGCTGGCATTACCTCTAAAGCCATGTTCGGGGCCAAACACTTTTACAATTTTAATTCCAAGGCTTAATAAACTGTCTACACTGCTTGTTTTACCGATTATGGAACTTTGATTTGCCACCAGGCCAATCCGTTTTCCTTTTAGATAAGGCACATATTTTCCCGTTTGATCGGCACCTGTAATAATTCCTGGCTTTTCCGGCACACCGGGAACCGTCGACGCGTAAGAGGTACACTCTATGTGGCTCATTGCCAGAAGCGCTAAAAAAAGCATCGAAGTAAATTGCATCATTTTAAAAAGGATTGTAAATGCTACATTGACTTGTAAAAACATTATTTAAACAGGTCCAACCTATACGCAACAACAAGTATTGGCCAGGATCGCCATCGCGTAATGTGACCGTTATAAATGTAACCAAATATTTCTTATAAGGAATAAAATCGCTGTTTTAATGCTATAAACGGCCTCCGGAAATGCCAAAACACTTTTATCGATTTCGCAACCAATCTTCGATCTGATCCGCTTTTGATTCGAAAGAAATTGCAAACCGGATATGTCGCTTACCGGTTTCCAATAAACAAAAAGCGGCCGTGCAAAAAACGACCGCTTCTTATTTTGTAGATCCTGGTTACCGTCAGGATCCGCTCATTACTTTTTTCAGCAGGGCCAGCGTTGCACGGATACCATCATACTCGCTGAGCTCGTTCCCTTCATATTCAATACCCACAATACCCGAGAATCCGGATGTTTTCATGATATCAAAGATCCGCTTATAGTCGGTTTCTATACAGTTGCCATTGGCATCAAAATCGTAGGATTTGGCGCTTACTCCTTTGGCAAAAGGCAACAGTTCCTTTACACCCAGGTAGCGGTCATACTCTTCCACGCATTTCCAGTTCTCGCCGCGTTTCAGGCAGAAATTTCCAAAATCAGGAAGCGTGCCCACTGTTTTCTTACCAATCGTTTTCATCACACCGCTCAGCCATTTTCCATCAGATGAGTACCCGCCATGGTTTTCCACAATCACGTTGATTTTTTCTTTCGCGGCATATTCTCCCAGGCGGCTCAGCCCATCCACCGCAGCTTTCGCCACTTCTTCGGCACTGCCATTACCGGCAGCATTTACCCGTATGGTTTTACATCCAAGGTATTTGGCGGCATGCACCCATTTGTAGTGGTTCTCTACTGCTTTTTTCCGCTCGGCATCGTTGGTATTGCCCAGTTCGCCTTCTCCATCGCACATGATGAGATGGTTGGTAACGCCGTTATCCTTACATACCGTAAGCAACTGGTTCAGGTAGGCCGTATCTTCTGCCTTATCCTTAAAAAACTGGTTCACATATTCAACAATCGAAATTCCGAATTCTTTCTTCGCAATCCGGGGAAAATCAAGGTTGGTGATCTGCTTTTTCTGCAGCGCGCGGTGCAGCGACCATTCCGCCAGCGAGATGGGATAGGTTTTCGGTTTTCCTGTTCCGGCAATCAGTGAAGGACCGGCTAAAACTCCGGCAGCCAGGACAGATGTTCTTTTCAAAAATTCTTTCCGGTTGATATGCATGCTGAAAATTTAAATTTGAATCAATTGAAATAAAAAGCCGCAGATTCGCTGATTGCGCCACAGCACAATTGGTATCAGCGGATCTGCGGCAATTAAGGTATAAACAGCGACGCCACCTGATGTGCCCTGTTATATGGATTTTTACAGCGCCCAGGCTTTGTCTCCTTTTTTATAAGGATAGGCCCCGTCAAATTTTCCCGGGGTTTCTACATAACGCAGGGCCTGTGTGGCTCCGGGTTTAGAAGTAAAGTACCCCCACAGCGTCAACTGCTTGATCATGGAAAAATAATGCGGCGGATAGCTTTGCTTCAGCTTTACTGCACCAAAATTCTTTTTGGCTTCCTCTGCTTTTACCCATTCATCCTGTTTGGCATCGAAGGCTTCTTTTTCTTTTTTGTAAGCATCCGTTTTTACAAATGCCTTCGCCTCTTTGTCCAGTTCCGTCAGGAATGCGGTTTTTTCGGTTGCAGACAGTTCGTTAAATCCTTTTTTGTATTTTGCTTCGCAGGCTTCCTGCAATTTGCCAATGCCCTCATGGAAGGCTTTTTGTTCGTTTTCGCGGTAACAATCGGTTACGATGGTTTTCATAAAATTACCGATCTGCGCCGCTTTTGCGCCGGGAGAATCCGGTGTGGTGGGAATGATGGTTTCTCCTATTTCATCCAACAGCGCAACGATCTCAGGTGAAAAAGACCCGGCTTTAACGGCCGTATTTTTACAACCCGACAAAAAAACTTCAGCACCAATAACGGTACCTCCTAACAAAATACCAACACGTGATAAAGCTTCTCTTCTGTTCATTTATCTGTAGTTTAAAAACCTGCAAGGTCTGTAACACCTTACAGGTTCTATGATTAAAGATTTTGTTTTTTCAATTCATTAACGGCATAGTCCACCGCCCGGGCAGTAAAGGCCATATAAGTTAAGGATGGGTTTACGCAATTTGCCGAAGTCATAAAGGAACCATCGGTTACAAATACGTTCGGCGCATCCCAAACCTGGTTCCATTTATTAACCACGGATGTTTTTGGATCTGCGCCCATACGTGCTGTGCCCATTTCATGAATTCCACGGCCGATTGTACCATCGCCATCCCTGCCCTTTACATCTTTAACACCGGCTTTTTCCAGCATTTCGATGGCATCGTTCTTCATATCAACGCGCATCTTCCGTTCGTTCTCCTTCCACTCGGCATCAATCGCCAGTACATTCAGGCCCCATTTATCCTTTTTGTTTTTATCCAGCGTTACCTGGTTTTCATGGTAGGGCAGGATCTCTCCGAAACCGCCGATATTCATGGTCCAGGATCCCGGCTCTGTTAAGGACTCTTTCAGGGCTACGCCAATGGTTTGCTCTTCTGCAGAGGCGTTGCCACGGCCGCGGCCGCCGCCGCCCTGGTAGCCGAAACCACGCAGGTAATCGCGCTTGTCGCCATTCATATTCCGGAACCGCGGTATATAGATACCATTGGCCCGGCGTCCAAATGTGTACTTATCTTCAAACCCTTCCACCCGTCCGGCTGCACCCACGCCCAGGTGATGATCCATCAGGTTATGGCCCAGCTCGCCACTGGAACTGCCCAGCCCGCCCGGCCAGATATCCGTGGCCGAGTTCATCAGGATCCAGGTACTGTTCAATGTAGATGCATTTAAGAAAATAATCTTTGCATTGTATACATAGGTCTTATTGGTTTCAGCATCCAGCACTTCCACCCCGGTTGCCTTCTTTTTATCTTTATCATACAGAATCTTTGTAACGATACTCCAGGGTCTCAATGTAAGGTTACCGGTTTTCATGGCTGCCGGCAAGGTAGATGATTGTGTGCTGAAATAGCCTCCAAACGGACAACCCAGCCAGCATTTATTCCGGTACTGGCAATTGGTACGGCCTGGTAACGGCTGGGTGATATTGGCCACCCGCCCGATAATCATATGCCGCGATCCTTTATAAATATCCTTGATGCGGGCAGCGATATCCTTTTCTACAATCGTCATGTCCATCGGCGGCAGAAACTGTCCGTCGGGCAAATGCGGAATACCATCCCGGTTCCCGCTGATCCCCGCAAATTTCTCCACGTAATCATACCAGGGGGCTATGTCTTTATAACGCACCGGCCAGTCAACGGCAACGCCTTCTTTAGCATTGGCTTCAAAATCCAGGTCGGCCCAGCGATAACTCTGGCGCCCCCATAACAGCGAACGACCGCCTACATGGTACCCGCGGAACCAATCAAAACGCTTTATTTCGGTATAAGGCGATTCCTTTTCATCCACCCACCAATCGAGGTTGGTTTCATTGAGCGGATAGTCGCGGTTCAGCACCGGGTGATCTTTGATCATTTCCTGCGTTTTGCTTCCCCGGTGCGGAAGCTCCCATGGGGCCTTACCGGCATTGACATAGTCTTTTACATGCTCGATGTTTTTACCACGTTCCAGCATGATGACCTTCAATCCTTTTTCTGTAAGTTCTTTTGCAGCCCATCCGCCGGAAACCCCGCTGCCGATGACGATCGCGTCGTAAGTATTATTTTCTGCCATTAAACTGTTTTTAAAAAAATCTAAAAATCGTTAGTGAAAAAATAAACAATCATTTAATAGCTATAAAAGTATTGCTTTAAATTTAAATTACCTGTTATTTTTTTTACAATTACACAAACGGTATTGTGTGTTTAATACATATCTGATTTTGTTTCTTTTTTTTAGATTTTTTTCAATAAAAAGCAGGCGTATGAACCCGCCCTGTATGGCACCGCAGCCATGAGCACCCTCCTTTAAAATTTTGGAGTTTTTCCAACAAAACAATTTCTAAAGGGTGATTGTCCATATTTAAAAATCGTCTTAGCCGGCAATCCCGGTATCTTTTATGAGCGTCTGGTTCGGGCAATATCCGTTTGGGCGTTTTATATCGATTGCCGGCGGTGTCACTGTCAACCGGGTCTTGATGTCCGGCCGGGCGGCGTGGACCGGCCGTCTGTTTTATACGCGGTTTATCCATCCGGATTCCATTCGCCATTTGCCGGATGCGGCCCTGTTACCCGTACGTGGACCAAATCAGGATGAACCCGACTGAAAATCAGCGGAAAAGTTACCCGCCCGCAGATCCGCCAAAATGTGAATCTTTTTTCTGTGAACAAAAAAAAATTCACAGAAAAAAGGTTCACAATTTTTTTTACAACTACCAGAAGCGCTGCCAGAGAGTGATTTATCCGGAATGATTTATCTTTGTATCATGAGTTTAGCCGGTACCAATCCGTTTACAAAAACAGAGGTCGAAACCGATGTGCTCACGGCTGAGGCCAGCTCCTGGCAACTGATCGTGTGGAACGATGATGTAAACACATTCGAATGGGTAATTGAAACCCTGATGGAGGTTTGCGGGCATAGTTATGAGCAGGCCGAACAATGTTCCTACCTTATTCATTTCAAAGGTAAATACGCTGTTAAAGAAGGACAGTACGAAGATCTTGAACCGATGTGCAACGCCATCCTCGACCGGGGGATTTCCGCTACGATCGAAGAACTGGTTTCCTAATCAACACCTCCTATTTCTGTTTCATGGCTATTTTTGCGTTGTCAGACGAACTGTATTTTCCGCCGGTACACCTGGCTGAAAAGGACGGATTACTGGCGATGGGCGGCGACCTTAGCTCCGAACGGTTACTGCTGGCCTATGCCAACGGCATTTTTCCCTGGTATGAAACGCCTCCCATTCTCTGGTGGTGCCCCGATCCGCGTTTTGTGTTGTTTCCCGATGAATTCAGGCGCAGTAAAACGGTACGGTCGCTGATCCATAAAAACGCATTTCAGTTTACAATAAACAAGGCATTTGAAGCCGTAATCCGTCACTGCCAGCAGGTAAAGCGCAGCAACCAGGAAGGCACCTGGATTACCGAAGAGGTGGTGGCTGCATACCATGCGCTGCATTTACAGGGATATGCGCATAGCGCCGAAGTATGGAAGGAAGGAGCATTGGTAGGCGGCCTCTATGGTATCCGGCTGGGCCGGGTATTTTTTGGAGAAAGCATGTTCAGTCTTGTCAGCAATGCCTCCCGCTATGCATTTACCCGATATGTAGCGCATCTGCAAGACGAACAGGTGGCACTGATCGACTGCCAGGTATATTCGGAATACCTCGAAAGCATGGGGGCCCGTATGATTGAAGGGGAAAAATTTGCTACACTCCTGAAACAATATATTCCTGCACGGTAATTCGAATTTGAAGATGTGGCAATGTGAGATTGGTATAGCCTATTTAAGGAACCTGTTTTTAGCTGTCAGTCGTCAATTGATCTGTTCGCGATGATCTGGCAATCAACAGTCAGCTATCAGAACAAAAGTCCATCAAGCCTACAAACGGATCTACCGGGAACCTTTCCCCTCCGGGGAATGTAAAATAAACAATAAGGAATATTAAATATAAAAGTAGCGATTCCGTTCCTGCTCCATAATCTCATCTCAGCAGAAGACCATCTGCAAATTGAGCGTTTCACATCAGGCAA
The sequence above is a segment of the Niabella agricola genome. Coding sequences within it:
- a CDS encoding GMC oxidoreductase, giving the protein MAENNTYDAIVIGSGVSGGWAAKELTEKGLKVIMLERGKNIEHVKDYVNAGKAPWELPHRGSKTQEMIKDHPVLNRDYPLNETNLDWWVDEKESPYTEIKRFDWFRGYHVGGRSLLWGRQSYRWADLDFEANAKEGVAVDWPVRYKDIAPWYDYVEKFAGISGNRDGIPHLPDGQFLPPMDMTIVEKDIAARIKDIYKGSRHMIIGRVANITQPLPGRTNCQYRNKCWLGCPFGGYFSTQSSTLPAAMKTGNLTLRPWSIVTKILYDKDKKKATGVEVLDAETNKTYVYNAKIIFLNASTLNSTWILMNSATDIWPGGLGSSSGELGHNLMDHHLGVGAAGRVEGFEDKYTFGRRANGIYIPRFRNMNGDKRDYLRGFGYQGGGGRGRGNASAEEQTIGVALKESLTEPGSWTMNIGGFGEILPYHENQVTLDKNKKDKWGLNVLAIDAEWKENERKMRVDMKNDAIEMLEKAGVKDVKGRDGDGTIGRGIHEMGTARMGADPKTSVVNKWNQVWDAPNVFVTDGSFMTSANCVNPSLTYMAFTARAVDYAVNELKKQNL
- a CDS encoding DUF1343 domain-containing protein, translated to MSERPNHKDTVCYGLDLRNYDINKLRQSRQINLAWVIELYNAYPDKARFFTPGRANQDISAFDLRIGTNQLRKQIIAGVSEADIRKSWEPGLQKFKAIRAKYLLYPD
- a CDS encoding exo-beta-N-acetylmuramidase NamZ family protein, which gives rise to MMQFTSMLFLALLAMSHIECTSYASTVPGVPEKPGIITGADQTGKYVPYLKGKRIGLVANQSSIIGKTSSVDSLLSLGIKIVKVFGPEHGFRGNASNGAVVSDEKDAKTGIPIISLYGRNEKPTKEQLADIDLMVFDIQDVGCRYYTNINTLEYVMEACAENGKELLILDRPNPNGYVVDGPVMTEDRFKSAIGIHYTPMTHGMTIGEFAQYLNGEGYLKKPCKIKIIKVAHYNHTMPYVLPVHPSPNLNTQQAVMLFPSLCMFEGTVINEGRGTYMPFTILGAPALKDKYSFSYKPVSIPG
- a CDS encoding sugar phosphate isomerase/epimerase family protein, producing the protein MHINRKEFLKRTSVLAAGVLAGPSLIAGTGKPKTYPISLAEWSLHRALQKKQITNLDFPRIAKKEFGISIVEYVNQFFKDKAEDTAYLNQLLTVCKDNGVTNHLIMCDGEGELGNTNDAERKKAVENHYKWVHAAKYLGCKTIRVNAAGNGSAEEVAKAAVDGLSRLGEYAAKEKINVIVENHGGYSSDGKWLSGVMKTIGKKTVGTLPDFGNFCLKRGENWKCVEEYDRYLGVKELLPFAKGVSAKSYDFDANGNCIETDYKRIFDIMKTSGFSGIVGIEYEGNELSEYDGIRATLALLKKVMSGS
- a CDS encoding ATP-dependent Clp protease adaptor ClpS, whose amino-acid sequence is MSLAGTNPFTKTEVETDVLTAEASSWQLIVWNDDVNTFEWVIETLMEVCGHSYEQAEQCSYLIHFKGKYAVKEGQYEDLEPMCNAILDRGISATIEELVS
- a CDS encoding gluconate 2-dehydrogenase subunit 3 family protein, which encodes MNRREALSRVGILLGGTVIGAEVFLSGCKNTAVKAGSFSPEIVALLDEIGETIIPTTPDSPGAKAAQIGNFMKTIVTDCYRENEQKAFHEGIGKLQEACEAKYKKGFNELSATEKTAFLTELDKEAKAFVKTDAYKKEKEAFDAKQDEWVKAEEAKKNFGAVKLKQSYPPHYFSMIKQLTLWGYFTSKPGATQALRYVETPGKFDGAYPYKKGDKAWAL
- the aat gene encoding leucyl/phenylalanyl-tRNA--protein transferase; the protein is MAIFALSDELYFPPVHLAEKDGLLAMGGDLSSERLLLAYANGIFPWYETPPILWWCPDPRFVLFPDEFRRSKTVRSLIHKNAFQFTINKAFEAVIRHCQQVKRSNQEGTWITEEVVAAYHALHLQGYAHSAEVWKEGALVGGLYGIRLGRVFFGESMFSLVSNASRYAFTRYVAHLQDEQVALIDCQVYSEYLESMGARMIEGEKFATLLKQYIPAR